Proteins encoded by one window of Glycine soja cultivar W05 chromosome 15, ASM419377v2, whole genome shotgun sequence:
- the LOC114388022 gene encoding telomerase reverse transcriptase-like isoform X5 codes for MTRKRRKPAVPGVLWRMFRGRARTLSDTIISLLPPPPPPPPLVCHCRGCGCLGCTVDAEKFLLRPDDPSDYCKLLSKCFVVVSGNAPSPLPFFFPPSSRLSQHMIVGRTIEQMLLREQHSNVLCSGYDQSKCSSPIVELLSCASWCLLLSRVGDYFMFYLLRNTSIFLPAPRGKHNQVAGPPISDLCFEMLMGSSKFHHQKYGEQKRERADADDLPVKKQKCYSSYSTTCPGGFSINLDFTSESSMQVIRHHGTRDYDASVSEVPKSTRTGTVTRKLESEGEQGLNCITPRLGKRSRPFKWQRRSYKKQKQSSPEENSLNTHCNVLPTNTDSMHAGSQSNTTGLSYHAKLQMPWQCSCCLILQSLPAVPRRTEIKRQSIFYNQEYSHEVFPKKHILYSLKPNLAYSKRLIDNIFGFSNAQPISCLHSNGTCLIDSGCLYHSLVKWFKHLIRRTRYCQHTKLLNKHCVPSLDLDKNTIGRSSSRLKDNVSTTNVHKKYEEFGIKYCADTMDTTDSQSETFKSYCSKSQVVSFIWAVSRSILPSELLGTPPTWRIMRRNISKFIHLRRFEKFPLKLCMHKLKISSFPFLSNNFFLNSQSASVLKYIEGKNKFFHQEFKNWNDAVHGVKRKLLEKWIFWYFSFLVVPLVEANFYVTESEQGKQDIYYYRKSVWEKLAASTVSCFKDWRYSYLDDVAVHNILKGRPFGFSKLRLQPKENGVRMVANLEGSSRIPLLHSMGVRNCKTKGKVKKHPKFKHYLSVNSVLCDAHTILKGIQFKEPNKLGSSVFDYNDVYKKLCPFLVGQKKRSASMPSLFIVKCDVLKAFDSINQDKLLDIMKDFLLKDVYFLKQYDQVVCTKKSLQVQKQFTMQDETSNNSHTQSTSFASFHSWHGVFVNQERWKSVKKKALYADLVQHVKRNVLQFDGKFYLQGVGIPQGGVLSSLLCSMYYGHLERHVIFPFLEKTLESGSCIENNFGQTNCDDKVSSSCYLLMRFIDDFLFISTSKKQAASFFSRLERGFRGYNCYMNNKKFGANFDVEHTSDSPLNRVYVGEDGATSFLQWSGLLINCSTMEIQADYTKYMYQMIKKQMHSISLNSDIQPILVLEKEEVEWLGFHAFVQVLKRKQSQHKELLSILRSRLSSHRISESVSPELKYAINTKNSSLLWNIKY; via the exons ATTGTAGGGAGGACCATTGAACAAATGCTGCTTCGAGAGCAACATTCCAATGTGTTGTGTTCCGGTTATGATCAG AGTAAATGTTCAAGCCCTATTGTGGAGCTTTTATCCTGTGCATCTTGGTGTCTTCTGTTAAGTAGG GTTGgagattattttatgttttacctACTAAGGAATACATCTATATTCTTGCCAGCTCCCCGTGGAAAACACAACCAGGTGGCAGGTCCACCAATCAGCGATTTATGCTTTGAAATGCTCATGGGCTCATCAAAGTTTCACCATCAGAAATATG GTGaacaaaagagagaaagagcTGATGCTGATGACCTAccagtaaagaaacaaaagtgCTATAGTTCTTACAGTACCACTTGTCCTGGGGGCTTTTCAATTAACCTTGACTTCACCAGTGAGTCTTCAATGCAAGTGATCAGGCATCATGGGACCAGGGATTATGATGCCAGTGTCTCTGAAGTTCCTAAGTCAACTAGAACTGGAACTGTTACAAGGAAGTTGGAGTCAGAAGGGGAACAAGGCTTGAATTGTATTACACCTAGGCTTGGAAAGCGTTCTAGGCCATTTAAATGGCAGCGGCGTAGTTACAAAAAGCAAAAGCAATCAAGCCCTGAAGAAAATAGTCTAAATACACATTGCAATGTACTTCCTACTAATACAGATTCCATGCATGCTGGTTCTCAGTCCAACACCACTGGCTTAAGCTATCATGCAAAG CTGCAGATGCCGTGGCAGTGTTCTTGCTGTTTAATCCTGCAATCTCTTCCAGCTGTTCCCAGGAGGACTGAAATCAAAAGGCAATCTATTTTCTATAACCAGGAGTATTCTCATGAGGTTTTTCCAAAGAAAC ATATTTTATATTCCTTAAAGCCAAATTTGGCTTATTCAAAGCGTCTCATAGACAATATTTTTGGCTTCTCAAATGCCCAGCCAATATCTTGTTTGCACAGCAATGGCACATGTCTCATTGACTCTGGATGCCT GTATCACTCCCTTGTTAAGTGGTTTAAGCATCTCATTCGTAGGACACGGTATTGCCAGCATACAAAGCTCTTGAATAAGCATTGTGTTCCATCATTGGATTTGGATAAAAATACCATTGGAAGATCTAGTTCACGActtaag GACAATGTATCAACGACAAATGTGCACAAGAAATATGAGGAGTTTGGTATTAAATACTGTGCAGATACCATGGACACAACAGATTCACAATCGGAGACTTTTAAGTCATACTGCTCAAAAAGTCAAGTTGTATCTTTCATATGGGCTGTTTCTAGGAGTATACTTCCTTCTGAATTATTAGGTACTCCTCCTACTTGGAGAATAATGAGGAGAAATATTTCCAAGTTCATACACTTACGGAGATTTGAGAAATTCCCTCTAAAGCTATGTATGCACAAACTTAAAATATCATCTTTTCCTTtcctatcaaataatttttttttaaatagtcaaAGTGCTTCTGTTCTAAAGTATATAGAAGGgaaaaataaattctttcatCAAGAATTCAAGAATTGGAATGATGCAGTCCATGGTGTCAAACGCAAGCTTCTGGAGAAGTGGATATTctggtatttctcttttctggTTGTACCTTTGGTGGAAGCAAACTTCTATGTTACTGAAAGTGAACAAGGGAAACAAGATATTTACTATTATCGAAAATCAGTTTGGGAAAAGTTGGCTGCTAGCACTGTTTCTTGCTTCAAAGACTGGAGATACAGTTACCTGGATGATGTGGCTGTACATAATATTCTTAAAGGTAGACCATTTGGATTTTCAAAGCTTAGACTTCAACCAAAAGAAAATGGAGTAAGGATGGTGGCAAATCTGGAAGGTTCTTCAAGAATACCACTGCTACATAGTATGGGAGTTCGAAATTGCAAAACAAAGGGGAAGGTAAAAAAACATCCCAAGTTTAAACATTATCTGTCTGTCAATTCTGTTCTCTGTGATGCCCATACTATTCTAAAAGGAATTCAGTTCAAGGAGCCCAACAAGTTAGGTTCTTCAGTGTTTGACTACAATGATGTTTACAAAAAATTGTGCCCATTTTTGGTCGGCCAGAAGAAGCGATCAGCATCTATGCCTAGTCTATTCATTGTTAAGTGTGATGTGTTGAAAGCATTTGATTCTATTAATCAGGACAAGCTTCTCGACATAATGAAAGATTTTCTACTGAAAGATGTGTATTTTCTTAAGCAGTATGATCAAGTTGTTTGCACAAAGAAGTCTCTGCAGGTTCAAAAGCAATTTACAATGCAGGATGAAACAAGTAACAATAGCCATACACAGTCCACTTCATTTGCTTCCTTTCATTCCTGGCATGGTGTCTTTGTTAACCAG GAACGATGGAAGTCCGTGAAAAAGAAAGCTCTGTATGCAGATCTTGTGCAGCATGTGAAGCGCAATGTGTTGCAGTTTGATGGAAAATTTTACTTGCAAGGTGTTGGTATTCCCCAGGGAGGGGTTTTGTCTTCTTTGCTCTGCTCCATGTATTATGGACATTTGGAGAGACATGTAATATTTCCATTTCTTGAAAAGACTCTTGAAAGTGGCAGTTGCATAGAGAATAATTTTGggcaaaccaattgtgatgatAAAGTCTCATCTTCCTGTTACTTGCTAATGCGATTTATTGATGATTTCCTTTTTATATCAACATCAAAGAAGCAGGCAGCTAGCTTTTTCTCCAGGCTAGAAAGAGGATTTCGTGGTTACAACTGCTACATGAATAACAAAAAGTTTGGTGCAAACTTTGATGTAGAACATACATCAGACTCTCCATTGAACAGGGTTTATGTGGGGGAAGATGGTGCTACTTCATTTCTTCAATGGAGTGGTCTTCTTATCAATTGTTCCACTATGGAAATTCAGGCTGACTACACCAA GTACATGTACCAGATGATAAAGAAACAAATGCACTCCATAAGTCTTAATTCAGATATTCAGCCGATTCTTGtattggagaaggaagaagtAGAATGGCTTGGATTTCATGCTTTCGTACAAGTACTGAAGAGAAAGCAATCACAACATAAGGAGTTGCTGTCAATTTTGAGGTCAAGGTTGTCATCACATAGAATATCTGAGAGTGTCTCACCCGAACTGAAATATGCAATTAATACCAAGAATTCTTCTTTGCTATGGAACATCAAGTATTAG
- the LOC114388022 gene encoding telomerase reverse transcriptase-like isoform X2 — MTRKRRKPAVPGVLWRMFRGRARTLSDTIISLLPPPPPPPPLVCHCRGCGCLGCTVDAEKFLLRPDDPSDYCKLLSKCFVVVSGNAPSPLPFFFPPSSRLSQHMIVGRTIEQMLLREQHSNVLCSGYDQSKCSSPIVELLSCASWCLLLSRVGDYFMFYLLRNTSIFLPAPRGKHNQVAGPPISDLCFEMLMGSSKFHHQKYGEQKRERADADDLPVKKQKCYSSYSTTCPGGFSINLDFTSESSMQVIRHHGTRDYDASVSEVPKSTRTGTVTRKLESEGEQGLNCITPRLGKRSRPFKWQRRSYKKQKQSSPEENSLNTHCNVLPTNTDSMHAGSQSNTTGLSYHAKMPWQCSCCLILQSLPAVPRRTEIKRQSIFYNQEYSHEVFPKKHILYSLKPNLAYSKRLIDNIFGFSNAQPISCLHSNGTCLIDSGCLYHSLVKWFKHLIRRTRYCQHTKLLNKHCVPSLDLDKNTIGRSSSRLKDNVSTTNVHKKYEEFGIKYCADTMDTTDSQSETFKSYCSKSQVVSFIWAVSRSILPSELLGTPPTWRIMRRNISKFIHLRRFEKFPLKLCMHKLKISSFPFLSNNFFLNSQSASVLKYIEGKNKFFHQEFKNWNDAVHGVKRKLLEKWIFWYFSFLVVPLVEANFYVTESEQGKQDIYYYRKSVWEKLAASTVSCFKDWRYSYLDDVAVHNILKGRPFGFSKLRLQPKENGVRMVANLEGSSRIPLLHSMGVRNCKTKGKVKKHPKFKHYLSVNSVLCDAHTILKGIQFKEPNKLGSSVFDYNDVYKKLCPFLVGQKKRSASMPSLFIVKCDVLKAFDSINQDKLLDIMKDFLLKDVYFLKQYDQVVCTKKSLQVQKQFTMQDETSNNSHTQSTSFASFHSWHGVFVNQERWKSVKKKALYADLVQHVKRNVLQFDGKFYLQGVGIPQGGVLSSLLCSMYYGHLERHVIFPFLEKTLESGSCIENNFGQTNCDDKVSSSCYLLMRFIDDFLFISTSKKQAASFFSRLERGFRGYNCYMNNKKFGANFDVEHTSDSPLNRVYVGEDGATSFLQWSGLLINCSTMEIQADYTKYLGSHLSSTLTVCWQGKPGINLKEKLRLFLRPKCHPIFCDSNINSAAVVRLNIYQVCLLCAMKFHCYIRDLSIMCKLHKRFCSNIIQRSLRYMYQMIKKQMHSISLNSDIQPILVLEKEEVEWLGFHAFVQVLKRKQSQHKELLSILRSRLSSHRISESVSPELKYAINTKNSSLLWNIKY; from the exons ATTGTAGGGAGGACCATTGAACAAATGCTGCTTCGAGAGCAACATTCCAATGTGTTGTGTTCCGGTTATGATCAG AGTAAATGTTCAAGCCCTATTGTGGAGCTTTTATCCTGTGCATCTTGGTGTCTTCTGTTAAGTAGG GTTGgagattattttatgttttacctACTAAGGAATACATCTATATTCTTGCCAGCTCCCCGTGGAAAACACAACCAGGTGGCAGGTCCACCAATCAGCGATTTATGCTTTGAAATGCTCATGGGCTCATCAAAGTTTCACCATCAGAAATATG GTGaacaaaagagagaaagagcTGATGCTGATGACCTAccagtaaagaaacaaaagtgCTATAGTTCTTACAGTACCACTTGTCCTGGGGGCTTTTCAATTAACCTTGACTTCACCAGTGAGTCTTCAATGCAAGTGATCAGGCATCATGGGACCAGGGATTATGATGCCAGTGTCTCTGAAGTTCCTAAGTCAACTAGAACTGGAACTGTTACAAGGAAGTTGGAGTCAGAAGGGGAACAAGGCTTGAATTGTATTACACCTAGGCTTGGAAAGCGTTCTAGGCCATTTAAATGGCAGCGGCGTAGTTACAAAAAGCAAAAGCAATCAAGCCCTGAAGAAAATAGTCTAAATACACATTGCAATGTACTTCCTACTAATACAGATTCCATGCATGCTGGTTCTCAGTCCAACACCACTGGCTTAAGCTATCATGCAAAG ATGCCGTGGCAGTGTTCTTGCTGTTTAATCCTGCAATCTCTTCCAGCTGTTCCCAGGAGGACTGAAATCAAAAGGCAATCTATTTTCTATAACCAGGAGTATTCTCATGAGGTTTTTCCAAAGAAAC ATATTTTATATTCCTTAAAGCCAAATTTGGCTTATTCAAAGCGTCTCATAGACAATATTTTTGGCTTCTCAAATGCCCAGCCAATATCTTGTTTGCACAGCAATGGCACATGTCTCATTGACTCTGGATGCCT GTATCACTCCCTTGTTAAGTGGTTTAAGCATCTCATTCGTAGGACACGGTATTGCCAGCATACAAAGCTCTTGAATAAGCATTGTGTTCCATCATTGGATTTGGATAAAAATACCATTGGAAGATCTAGTTCACGActtaag GACAATGTATCAACGACAAATGTGCACAAGAAATATGAGGAGTTTGGTATTAAATACTGTGCAGATACCATGGACACAACAGATTCACAATCGGAGACTTTTAAGTCATACTGCTCAAAAAGTCAAGTTGTATCTTTCATATGGGCTGTTTCTAGGAGTATACTTCCTTCTGAATTATTAGGTACTCCTCCTACTTGGAGAATAATGAGGAGAAATATTTCCAAGTTCATACACTTACGGAGATTTGAGAAATTCCCTCTAAAGCTATGTATGCACAAACTTAAAATATCATCTTTTCCTTtcctatcaaataatttttttttaaatagtcaaAGTGCTTCTGTTCTAAAGTATATAGAAGGgaaaaataaattctttcatCAAGAATTCAAGAATTGGAATGATGCAGTCCATGGTGTCAAACGCAAGCTTCTGGAGAAGTGGATATTctggtatttctcttttctggTTGTACCTTTGGTGGAAGCAAACTTCTATGTTACTGAAAGTGAACAAGGGAAACAAGATATTTACTATTATCGAAAATCAGTTTGGGAAAAGTTGGCTGCTAGCACTGTTTCTTGCTTCAAAGACTGGAGATACAGTTACCTGGATGATGTGGCTGTACATAATATTCTTAAAGGTAGACCATTTGGATTTTCAAAGCTTAGACTTCAACCAAAAGAAAATGGAGTAAGGATGGTGGCAAATCTGGAAGGTTCTTCAAGAATACCACTGCTACATAGTATGGGAGTTCGAAATTGCAAAACAAAGGGGAAGGTAAAAAAACATCCCAAGTTTAAACATTATCTGTCTGTCAATTCTGTTCTCTGTGATGCCCATACTATTCTAAAAGGAATTCAGTTCAAGGAGCCCAACAAGTTAGGTTCTTCAGTGTTTGACTACAATGATGTTTACAAAAAATTGTGCCCATTTTTGGTCGGCCAGAAGAAGCGATCAGCATCTATGCCTAGTCTATTCATTGTTAAGTGTGATGTGTTGAAAGCATTTGATTCTATTAATCAGGACAAGCTTCTCGACATAATGAAAGATTTTCTACTGAAAGATGTGTATTTTCTTAAGCAGTATGATCAAGTTGTTTGCACAAAGAAGTCTCTGCAGGTTCAAAAGCAATTTACAATGCAGGATGAAACAAGTAACAATAGCCATACACAGTCCACTTCATTTGCTTCCTTTCATTCCTGGCATGGTGTCTTTGTTAACCAG GAACGATGGAAGTCCGTGAAAAAGAAAGCTCTGTATGCAGATCTTGTGCAGCATGTGAAGCGCAATGTGTTGCAGTTTGATGGAAAATTTTACTTGCAAGGTGTTGGTATTCCCCAGGGAGGGGTTTTGTCTTCTTTGCTCTGCTCCATGTATTATGGACATTTGGAGAGACATGTAATATTTCCATTTCTTGAAAAGACTCTTGAAAGTGGCAGTTGCATAGAGAATAATTTTGggcaaaccaattgtgatgatAAAGTCTCATCTTCCTGTTACTTGCTAATGCGATTTATTGATGATTTCCTTTTTATATCAACATCAAAGAAGCAGGCAGCTAGCTTTTTCTCCAGGCTAGAAAGAGGATTTCGTGGTTACAACTGCTACATGAATAACAAAAAGTTTGGTGCAAACTTTGATGTAGAACATACATCAGACTCTCCATTGAACAGGGTTTATGTGGGGGAAGATGGTGCTACTTCATTTCTTCAATGGAGTGGTCTTCTTATCAATTGTTCCACTATGGAAATTCAGGCTGACTACACCAA GTACTTGGGTAGCCATTTAAGCTCGACACTTACTGTTTGCTGGCAAGGTAAACCAGGCATTAATCTCAAGGAGAAGCTGCGTCTCTTTCTAAGACCTAAATGCCACCCTATATTCTGTGATTCAAATATAAATTCAGCAGCTGTTGTGagattaaatatttatcaagTATGTTTGTTGTGTGCAATGAAATTCCATTGTTATATTCGGGATCTATCTATCATGTGCAAACTCCACAAAAGATTTTGTTCAAATATTATACAAAGGTCCTTGAG GTACATGTACCAGATGATAAAGAAACAAATGCACTCCATAAGTCTTAATTCAGATATTCAGCCGATTCTTGtattggagaaggaagaagtAGAATGGCTTGGATTTCATGCTTTCGTACAAGTACTGAAGAGAAAGCAATCACAACATAAGGAGTTGCTGTCAATTTTGAGGTCAAGGTTGTCATCACATAGAATATCTGAGAGTGTCTCACCCGAACTGAAATATGCAATTAATACCAAGAATTCTTCTTTGCTATGGAACATCAAGTATTAG
- the LOC114388022 gene encoding telomerase reverse transcriptase-like isoform X3 — translation MTRKRRKPAVPGVLWRMFRGRARTLSDTIISLLPPPPPPPPLVCHCRGCGCLGCTVDAEKFLLRPDDPSDYCKLLSKCFVVVSGNAPSPLPFFFPPSSRLSQHMGGPLNKCCFESNIPMCCVPSKCSSPIVELLSCASWCLLLSRVGDYFMFYLLRNTSIFLPAPRGKHNQVAGPPISDLCFEMLMGSSKFHHQKYGEQKRERADADDLPVKKQKCYSSYSTTCPGGFSINLDFTSESSMQVIRHHGTRDYDASVSEVPKSTRTGTVTRKLESEGEQGLNCITPRLGKRSRPFKWQRRSYKKQKQSSPEENSLNTHCNVLPTNTDSMHAGSQSNTTGLSYHAKLQMPWQCSCCLILQSLPAVPRRTEIKRQSIFYNQEYSHEVFPKKHILYSLKPNLAYSKRLIDNIFGFSNAQPISCLHSNGTCLIDSGCLYHSLVKWFKHLIRRTRYCQHTKLLNKHCVPSLDLDKNTIGRSSSRLKDNVSTTNVHKKYEEFGIKYCADTMDTTDSQSETFKSYCSKSQVVSFIWAVSRSILPSELLGTPPTWRIMRRNISKFIHLRRFEKFPLKLCMHKLKISSFPFLSNNFFLNSQSASVLKYIEGKNKFFHQEFKNWNDAVHGVKRKLLEKWIFWYFSFLVVPLVEANFYVTESEQGKQDIYYYRKSVWEKLAASTVSCFKDWRYSYLDDVAVHNILKGRPFGFSKLRLQPKENGVRMVANLEGSSRIPLLHSMGVRNCKTKGKVKKHPKFKHYLSVNSVLCDAHTILKGIQFKEPNKLGSSVFDYNDVYKKLCPFLVGQKKRSASMPSLFIVKCDVLKAFDSINQDKLLDIMKDFLLKDVYFLKQYDQVVCTKKSLQVQKQFTMQDETSNNSHTQSTSFASFHSWHGVFVNQERWKSVKKKALYADLVQHVKRNVLQFDGKFYLQGVGIPQGGVLSSLLCSMYYGHLERHVIFPFLEKTLESGSCIENNFGQTNCDDKVSSSCYLLMRFIDDFLFISTSKKQAASFFSRLERGFRGYNCYMNNKKFGANFDVEHTSDSPLNRVYVGEDGATSFLQWSGLLINCSTMEIQADYTKYLGSHLSSTLTVCWQGKPGINLKEKLRLFLRPKCHPIFCDSNINSAAVVRLNIYQVCLLCAMKFHCYIRDLSIMCKLHKRFCSNIIQRSLRYMYQMIKKQMHSISLNSDIQPILVLEKEEVEWLGFHAFVQVLKRKQSQHKELLSILRSRLSSHRISESVSPELKYAINTKNSSLLWNIKY, via the exons GGAGGACCATTGAACAAATGCTGCTTCGAGAGCAACATTCCAATGTGTTGTGTTCCG AGTAAATGTTCAAGCCCTATTGTGGAGCTTTTATCCTGTGCATCTTGGTGTCTTCTGTTAAGTAGG GTTGgagattattttatgttttacctACTAAGGAATACATCTATATTCTTGCCAGCTCCCCGTGGAAAACACAACCAGGTGGCAGGTCCACCAATCAGCGATTTATGCTTTGAAATGCTCATGGGCTCATCAAAGTTTCACCATCAGAAATATG GTGaacaaaagagagaaagagcTGATGCTGATGACCTAccagtaaagaaacaaaagtgCTATAGTTCTTACAGTACCACTTGTCCTGGGGGCTTTTCAATTAACCTTGACTTCACCAGTGAGTCTTCAATGCAAGTGATCAGGCATCATGGGACCAGGGATTATGATGCCAGTGTCTCTGAAGTTCCTAAGTCAACTAGAACTGGAACTGTTACAAGGAAGTTGGAGTCAGAAGGGGAACAAGGCTTGAATTGTATTACACCTAGGCTTGGAAAGCGTTCTAGGCCATTTAAATGGCAGCGGCGTAGTTACAAAAAGCAAAAGCAATCAAGCCCTGAAGAAAATAGTCTAAATACACATTGCAATGTACTTCCTACTAATACAGATTCCATGCATGCTGGTTCTCAGTCCAACACCACTGGCTTAAGCTATCATGCAAAG CTGCAGATGCCGTGGCAGTGTTCTTGCTGTTTAATCCTGCAATCTCTTCCAGCTGTTCCCAGGAGGACTGAAATCAAAAGGCAATCTATTTTCTATAACCAGGAGTATTCTCATGAGGTTTTTCCAAAGAAAC ATATTTTATATTCCTTAAAGCCAAATTTGGCTTATTCAAAGCGTCTCATAGACAATATTTTTGGCTTCTCAAATGCCCAGCCAATATCTTGTTTGCACAGCAATGGCACATGTCTCATTGACTCTGGATGCCT GTATCACTCCCTTGTTAAGTGGTTTAAGCATCTCATTCGTAGGACACGGTATTGCCAGCATACAAAGCTCTTGAATAAGCATTGTGTTCCATCATTGGATTTGGATAAAAATACCATTGGAAGATCTAGTTCACGActtaag GACAATGTATCAACGACAAATGTGCACAAGAAATATGAGGAGTTTGGTATTAAATACTGTGCAGATACCATGGACACAACAGATTCACAATCGGAGACTTTTAAGTCATACTGCTCAAAAAGTCAAGTTGTATCTTTCATATGGGCTGTTTCTAGGAGTATACTTCCTTCTGAATTATTAGGTACTCCTCCTACTTGGAGAATAATGAGGAGAAATATTTCCAAGTTCATACACTTACGGAGATTTGAGAAATTCCCTCTAAAGCTATGTATGCACAAACTTAAAATATCATCTTTTCCTTtcctatcaaataatttttttttaaatagtcaaAGTGCTTCTGTTCTAAAGTATATAGAAGGgaaaaataaattctttcatCAAGAATTCAAGAATTGGAATGATGCAGTCCATGGTGTCAAACGCAAGCTTCTGGAGAAGTGGATATTctggtatttctcttttctggTTGTACCTTTGGTGGAAGCAAACTTCTATGTTACTGAAAGTGAACAAGGGAAACAAGATATTTACTATTATCGAAAATCAGTTTGGGAAAAGTTGGCTGCTAGCACTGTTTCTTGCTTCAAAGACTGGAGATACAGTTACCTGGATGATGTGGCTGTACATAATATTCTTAAAGGTAGACCATTTGGATTTTCAAAGCTTAGACTTCAACCAAAAGAAAATGGAGTAAGGATGGTGGCAAATCTGGAAGGTTCTTCAAGAATACCACTGCTACATAGTATGGGAGTTCGAAATTGCAAAACAAAGGGGAAGGTAAAAAAACATCCCAAGTTTAAACATTATCTGTCTGTCAATTCTGTTCTCTGTGATGCCCATACTATTCTAAAAGGAATTCAGTTCAAGGAGCCCAACAAGTTAGGTTCTTCAGTGTTTGACTACAATGATGTTTACAAAAAATTGTGCCCATTTTTGGTCGGCCAGAAGAAGCGATCAGCATCTATGCCTAGTCTATTCATTGTTAAGTGTGATGTGTTGAAAGCATTTGATTCTATTAATCAGGACAAGCTTCTCGACATAATGAAAGATTTTCTACTGAAAGATGTGTATTTTCTTAAGCAGTATGATCAAGTTGTTTGCACAAAGAAGTCTCTGCAGGTTCAAAAGCAATTTACAATGCAGGATGAAACAAGTAACAATAGCCATACACAGTCCACTTCATTTGCTTCCTTTCATTCCTGGCATGGTGTCTTTGTTAACCAG GAACGATGGAAGTCCGTGAAAAAGAAAGCTCTGTATGCAGATCTTGTGCAGCATGTGAAGCGCAATGTGTTGCAGTTTGATGGAAAATTTTACTTGCAAGGTGTTGGTATTCCCCAGGGAGGGGTTTTGTCTTCTTTGCTCTGCTCCATGTATTATGGACATTTGGAGAGACATGTAATATTTCCATTTCTTGAAAAGACTCTTGAAAGTGGCAGTTGCATAGAGAATAATTTTGggcaaaccaattgtgatgatAAAGTCTCATCTTCCTGTTACTTGCTAATGCGATTTATTGATGATTTCCTTTTTATATCAACATCAAAGAAGCAGGCAGCTAGCTTTTTCTCCAGGCTAGAAAGAGGATTTCGTGGTTACAACTGCTACATGAATAACAAAAAGTTTGGTGCAAACTTTGATGTAGAACATACATCAGACTCTCCATTGAACAGGGTTTATGTGGGGGAAGATGGTGCTACTTCATTTCTTCAATGGAGTGGTCTTCTTATCAATTGTTCCACTATGGAAATTCAGGCTGACTACACCAA GTACTTGGGTAGCCATTTAAGCTCGACACTTACTGTTTGCTGGCAAGGTAAACCAGGCATTAATCTCAAGGAGAAGCTGCGTCTCTTTCTAAGACCTAAATGCCACCCTATATTCTGTGATTCAAATATAAATTCAGCAGCTGTTGTGagattaaatatttatcaagTATGTTTGTTGTGTGCAATGAAATTCCATTGTTATATTCGGGATCTATCTATCATGTGCAAACTCCACAAAAGATTTTGTTCAAATATTATACAAAGGTCCTTGAG GTACATGTACCAGATGATAAAGAAACAAATGCACTCCATAAGTCTTAATTCAGATATTCAGCCGATTCTTGtattggagaaggaagaagtAGAATGGCTTGGATTTCATGCTTTCGTACAAGTACTGAAGAGAAAGCAATCACAACATAAGGAGTTGCTGTCAATTTTGAGGTCAAGGTTGTCATCACATAGAATATCTGAGAGTGTCTCACCCGAACTGAAATATGCAATTAATACCAAGAATTCTTCTTTGCTATGGAACATCAAGTATTAG